From Pseudodesulfovibrio nedwellii:
CCTCTCAAGTCAATAGGGAACGGCCTTTTTGTTGTGAAAAAATGAACTAAAGTCGTTCTGATAGGCTGGAAAACTGTTTTGGAGTCAAATTTTCAGGACGAACCTTTGGACTGACACCTTCTAATTCAAACCACTCTTCGATTGAATCATTCCATCGTTTTTTCAAAATGGTTGAAATTTGTTTTCTGCGTTGTTGGAAAAGGAGTTTAATCAACTCGGATAATTTTTTGGGATCAGCAGGCCATTCCTCAACAGGAAGCGGGGCGAATCGAACGACAGCTGAATCAATTTTAGGTTGAGGTCGGAACACGGTGGGCGGTACTTTAAACAAATAAGTGGTAGTACAATAATTCTTCACCCATGCAGTCAGCCCCCCAAACGCTTTGGTTCCCGGTTGTGCCGTCAAGCGATTTGCAACTTCATGCTGCACCATGAATACAGCCATTTGTAGCGTATTCACCTTGCTGACAATATCCCAAATTAATTTTGAGCCGACATTGTATGGCAAGTTGCCAATGATTTTACACGGCCTTTCATTGAGCGATTCCCAAGGGAATTTCAGAGCATCCATTTTGATGACTTCCAAATTTGGCCATCTCTCATCAAGGCGCAGCGCC
This genomic window contains:
- the rsmA gene encoding 16S rRNA (adenine(1518)-N(6)/adenine(1519)-N(6))-dimethyltransferase RsmA; protein product: MSDERPKHRAKKSLGQNFLKDQNICRKIVDAIVPTENDYIIEIGPGRGALTEFLVETDASKLVALEMDDELALRLDERWPNLEVIKMDALKFPWESLNERPCKIIGNLPYNVGSKLIWDIVSKVNTLQMAVFMVQHEVANRLTAQPGTKAFGGLTAWVKNYCTTTYLFKVPPTVFRPQPKIDSAVVRFAPLPVEEWPADPKKLSELIKLLFQQRRKQISTILKKRWNDSIEEWFELEGVSPKVRPENLTPKQFSSLSERL